The following proteins are encoded in a genomic region of Alnus glutinosa chromosome 8, dhAlnGlut1.1, whole genome shotgun sequence:
- the LOC133875732 gene encoding plant intracellular Ras-group-related LRR protein 6 isoform X2, with protein MDRVLKAARSSGSLNLSNRSLRDVPNEVYQNLNAVGGDEKWWEAVELQKLILAHNSIESLKEDLRNLPQLIVLNVSHNRLSKLPAAIGELPMLKSLDVSFNSILKVPEEIGSATSLVKFDCSSNQLKELPSSIGRCLELSDLKASNNVITSLPEDLANCSKLTKLDVEGNKLTMLSENLISSWTLLNELNASKNLLGGIPENIGNLSRLIRLDLHQNRISSIPPSIMGCSSLVEFYMGNNTLSSLPAEIGVLSHLGTFDLHSNQLKEYPVEACKLRLSVLDLSNNSLTGLPPEMGKMTTLRKLLLTGNPLRTLRSSLVSGPTTGLLKYLQSRLSEGSETTTTTKGDVVAMAARLSITSKELSLEGLGLSAIPSEVWESGDVIKVDLSRNAIQELPVELSSCVSLQTLILSRNQIKDWPGSILKSLPNLSCLKLDNNPLRQIPSVGFQAVSRVRVLDLSGNAASLPEHPVFSSIPHLQELYLRRMQLCEVPLDICSLQQLRILDLSQNSLQSIPRGFQNLTSLTELDLSDNNISVLPPELGVLEPSLQALRLDGNSLRSIRRSILDRGTKAVLNYLKDRIPE; from the exons ATGGATAGGGTGCTCAAAGCTGCAAGAAGCTCCGGTTCTCTCAACCTATCAAATCGCTCCCTCAG GGATGTGCCCAATGAGGTGTACCAGAATCTGAATGCAGTTGGAGGGGATGAAAAGTGGTGGGAg GCTGTGGAGCTGCAAAAGCTTATTTTGGCTCATAATAGTATCGAATCATTGAAAGAAGACCTTAGGAATTTACCTCAACTGATTGTATTGAATGTTAGCCACAATAGACTTTCCAAACTTCCAGCTGCGATAGGAGA GCTTCCTATGCTAAAATCATTAGACGTGTCCTTCAACTCAATACTAAAAGTACCTGAGGAAATTGGATCAGCAACTTCTCTTGTCAA GTTTGATTGTTCTTCCAATCAGCTTAAGGAACTTCCAAGCTCCATTGGACGATGTTTAGAGTTATCTGATTTGAAG GCATCAAACAATGTTATTACCAGCTTGCCGGAAGATCTAGCAAACTGTTCAAAATTGACAAAACTAGATGTGGAG GGAAACAAGCTAACTATGCTATCCGAGAATTTGATTTCATCGTGGACCCTGCTTAATGAACTCAATGCAT CAAAAAATTTATTGGGTGGTATACCAGAGAACATTGGGAATCTTTCACGTCTCATTCGTCTTGACCTTCACCAGAACA GAATTTCATCAATCCCACCATCAATAATGGGTTGCTCTTCTCTTGTGGAGTTCTATATGGG GAATAACACACTGTCTTCATTACCGGCGGAGATTGGGGTGCTTTCGCATTTAGGGACTTTTGATCTTCACTCAAACCAG TTGAAGGAATATCCAGTGGAGGCGTGCAAATTGCGTCTTTCAGTCCTGGATCTTTCAAATAATTCATTGACTGGATTGCCCCCTGAAATGG GCAAGATGACTACCCTACGAAAACTTTTGCTTACTGGCAATCCTTTGCGAACTCTTCGAAG TTCATTGGTTTCTGGACCAACAACTGGATTACTGAAGTATCTTCAAAGTAGACTTTCTGAAG GTTCCGAaactacaacaacaacaaaagggGATGTAGTTGCCATGGCAGCTAGATTGTCTATCACTTCAAAG GAACTTTCTTTGGAAGGGCTTGGTTTGAGTGCTATTCCATCAGAAGTATGGGAATCGGGTGATGTTATAAAAGTAGATCTTTCTAGGAATGCCATCCAAGAGCTGCCGGTTGAACTTTCCTCATGTGTTTCTCTCCAG ACTCTGATTTTATCCAGGAACCAGATTAAAGACTGGCCAGGTTCAATTTTAAAGTCACTTCCTAATCTTTCGTGTTTGAAGCTGGACAATAATCCACTCAGACAG ATTCCATCTGTTGGATTTCAAGCAGTCTCTAGGGTTCGGGTTCTGGATCTGAGTGGTAATGCTGCTTCATTACCAGAGCATCCAGTATTTTCCAGCATTCCTCATCTGCAAGAGCTTTACCTGAG AAGAATGCAACTATGTGAAGTCCCATTAGATATATGTAGCTTACAGCAACTGCGGATCCTTGACTTGAGCCAAAATTCCCTTCAATCAATTCCAAGG GGGTTCCAAAATCTTACTTCTCTTACTGAGCTTGACCTATCTGACAACAACATCTCAGTGCTTCCCCCCGAGCTG GGTGTACTTGAACCGAGCCTACAGGCATTGAGACTTGACGGAAATTCATTGAGAAG caTCCGGAGGTCAATTTTAGACCGAGGAACCAAAGCTGTTCTGAACTATTTGAAAGATAGAATTCCAGAGTAG
- the LOC133875732 gene encoding plant intracellular Ras-group-related LRR protein 6 isoform X1, whose protein sequence is MDRVLKAARSSGSLNLSNRSLRDVPNEVYQNLNAVGGDEKWWEAVELQKLILAHNSIESLKEDLRNLPQLIVLNVSHNRLSKLPAAIGELPMLKSLDVSFNSILKVPEEIGSATSLVKFDCSSNQLKELPSSIGRCLELSDLKASNNVITSLPEDLANCSKLTKLDVEGNKLTMLSENLISSWTLLNELNASKNLLGGIPENIGNLSRLIRLDLHQNRISSIPPSIMGCSSLVEFYMGNNTLSSLPAEIGVLSHLGTFDLHSNQLKEYPVEACKLRLSVLDLSNNSLTGLPPEMGKMTTLRKLLLTGNPLRTLRSSLVSGPTTGLLKYLQSRLSEGEGSETTTTTKGDVVAMAARLSITSKELSLEGLGLSAIPSEVWESGDVIKVDLSRNAIQELPVELSSCVSLQTLILSRNQIKDWPGSILKSLPNLSCLKLDNNPLRQIPSVGFQAVSRVRVLDLSGNAASLPEHPVFSSIPHLQELYLRRMQLCEVPLDICSLQQLRILDLSQNSLQSIPRGFQNLTSLTELDLSDNNISVLPPELGVLEPSLQALRLDGNSLRSIRRSILDRGTKAVLNYLKDRIPE, encoded by the exons ATGGATAGGGTGCTCAAAGCTGCAAGAAGCTCCGGTTCTCTCAACCTATCAAATCGCTCCCTCAG GGATGTGCCCAATGAGGTGTACCAGAATCTGAATGCAGTTGGAGGGGATGAAAAGTGGTGGGAg GCTGTGGAGCTGCAAAAGCTTATTTTGGCTCATAATAGTATCGAATCATTGAAAGAAGACCTTAGGAATTTACCTCAACTGATTGTATTGAATGTTAGCCACAATAGACTTTCCAAACTTCCAGCTGCGATAGGAGA GCTTCCTATGCTAAAATCATTAGACGTGTCCTTCAACTCAATACTAAAAGTACCTGAGGAAATTGGATCAGCAACTTCTCTTGTCAA GTTTGATTGTTCTTCCAATCAGCTTAAGGAACTTCCAAGCTCCATTGGACGATGTTTAGAGTTATCTGATTTGAAG GCATCAAACAATGTTATTACCAGCTTGCCGGAAGATCTAGCAAACTGTTCAAAATTGACAAAACTAGATGTGGAG GGAAACAAGCTAACTATGCTATCCGAGAATTTGATTTCATCGTGGACCCTGCTTAATGAACTCAATGCAT CAAAAAATTTATTGGGTGGTATACCAGAGAACATTGGGAATCTTTCACGTCTCATTCGTCTTGACCTTCACCAGAACA GAATTTCATCAATCCCACCATCAATAATGGGTTGCTCTTCTCTTGTGGAGTTCTATATGGG GAATAACACACTGTCTTCATTACCGGCGGAGATTGGGGTGCTTTCGCATTTAGGGACTTTTGATCTTCACTCAAACCAG TTGAAGGAATATCCAGTGGAGGCGTGCAAATTGCGTCTTTCAGTCCTGGATCTTTCAAATAATTCATTGACTGGATTGCCCCCTGAAATGG GCAAGATGACTACCCTACGAAAACTTTTGCTTACTGGCAATCCTTTGCGAACTCTTCGAAG TTCATTGGTTTCTGGACCAACAACTGGATTACTGAAGTATCTTCAAAGTAGACTTTCTGAAGGTGAAG GTTCCGAaactacaacaacaacaaaagggGATGTAGTTGCCATGGCAGCTAGATTGTCTATCACTTCAAAG GAACTTTCTTTGGAAGGGCTTGGTTTGAGTGCTATTCCATCAGAAGTATGGGAATCGGGTGATGTTATAAAAGTAGATCTTTCTAGGAATGCCATCCAAGAGCTGCCGGTTGAACTTTCCTCATGTGTTTCTCTCCAG ACTCTGATTTTATCCAGGAACCAGATTAAAGACTGGCCAGGTTCAATTTTAAAGTCACTTCCTAATCTTTCGTGTTTGAAGCTGGACAATAATCCACTCAGACAG ATTCCATCTGTTGGATTTCAAGCAGTCTCTAGGGTTCGGGTTCTGGATCTGAGTGGTAATGCTGCTTCATTACCAGAGCATCCAGTATTTTCCAGCATTCCTCATCTGCAAGAGCTTTACCTGAG AAGAATGCAACTATGTGAAGTCCCATTAGATATATGTAGCTTACAGCAACTGCGGATCCTTGACTTGAGCCAAAATTCCCTTCAATCAATTCCAAGG GGGTTCCAAAATCTTACTTCTCTTACTGAGCTTGACCTATCTGACAACAACATCTCAGTGCTTCCCCCCGAGCTG GGTGTACTTGAACCGAGCCTACAGGCATTGAGACTTGACGGAAATTCATTGAGAAG caTCCGGAGGTCAATTTTAGACCGAGGAACCAAAGCTGTTCTGAACTATTTGAAAGATAGAATTCCAGAGTAG